The following proteins come from a genomic window of Synechococcus sp. NB0720_010:
- a CDS encoding Ycf34 family protein, translating into MCICVDCRWVDQCQAYHAVERQHGAAHLCAAPQFIPSEPKIHVQVRELGSTDVGVEWDVRACGSFELERGRWQRLCPGELLPT; encoded by the coding sequence ATGTGCATCTGCGTGGACTGCCGCTGGGTCGACCAGTGCCAGGCCTACCACGCAGTGGAGCGTCAGCACGGCGCTGCCCATCTCTGCGCAGCGCCGCAGTTCATCCCCAGCGAACCCAAGATTCACGTTCAGGTCAGGGAGCTGGGCTCCACGGACGTGGGCGTTGAGTGGGACGTGCGCGCCTGCGGCAGTTTTGAGCTCGAGCGGGGCCGCTGGCAGCGGCTCTGTCCTGGGGAGTTACTGCCCACATGA
- a CDS encoding CCA tRNA nucleotidyltransferase codes for MPGSGGSAAAVAWSVLRAEDWPVPLSAFPADAALVGGAVRDALLNRLGPAPDLDLVVADGAIALCKTLSKRFGGSPVVLDAERDIGRLVIRGWSVDLARREGQSLADDLKRRDYSVNAMALPLAQRDQLVDPHGGLEHLQRRQLVALAERNLLDDPLRLLRGVRLASELEFELDDTTAGWIQRHRERLSSVAGERVLAELEKLCQSPQGQQGLQRCLDWGLLAPCPALAPLTPLTAEQASSRGLSEQECQEALPLARMAAVLDGPGLQQLKSSRKLQQRVQRLRHWQQRLGAQNPAEHAEALEEAERLQLHRDLSSDLPALLLHWPAPAAKAWLRRWRDPEDRLFHPRPAINGDQLQQELGLKASPQLGSLLQFLMLEQAFGRLDGTAEALERARQWLERDTRRD; via the coding sequence GTGCCCGGCTCTGGCGGTTCTGCAGCGGCAGTGGCCTGGAGTGTCCTGCGCGCTGAGGACTGGCCGGTCCCCCTCTCCGCCTTTCCCGCCGATGCCGCCTTGGTGGGGGGAGCGGTCCGCGATGCCCTGTTGAACCGCCTGGGTCCGGCCCCCGACCTCGACCTGGTGGTGGCGGACGGCGCCATCGCCCTATGCAAGACGCTCAGCAAGCGCTTTGGCGGCAGTCCTGTGGTGCTGGACGCCGAGCGTGACATCGGCCGGCTGGTAATCCGCGGCTGGAGCGTGGATCTGGCGCGCCGCGAAGGCCAGAGCCTCGCTGACGACCTAAAGCGCCGGGACTACAGCGTCAATGCCATGGCCCTGCCGCTGGCCCAACGGGACCAGCTGGTGGACCCCCATGGGGGCCTGGAGCATCTGCAGCGCCGTCAGCTGGTGGCCCTGGCGGAACGCAACCTGCTGGATGACCCCCTGCGCCTGCTGCGGGGGGTCCGCCTGGCGAGCGAGCTGGAGTTTGAGCTGGATGACACCACCGCGGGTTGGATTCAGCGGCACAGGGAGCGCCTCAGCAGCGTGGCCGGGGAGCGCGTCCTGGCGGAACTGGAGAAGCTCTGCCAAAGCCCCCAGGGGCAGCAGGGACTGCAGCGCTGCCTGGATTGGGGGCTGCTGGCCCCCTGCCCTGCCCTGGCTCCCCTGACGCCGCTCACGGCCGAGCAGGCCTCAAGCAGGGGCCTCAGCGAGCAGGAGTGCCAGGAGGCCTTGCCGTTGGCTCGCATGGCCGCGGTTCTGGATGGCCCAGGCCTGCAGCAGCTCAAGAGCAGCCGCAAGCTGCAACAGCGGGTGCAGCGCCTGCGCCATTGGCAGCAGCGGCTGGGGGCCCAAAACCCCGCCGAACACGCCGAGGCCCTCGAGGAAGCGGAGCGACTGCAACTCCACCGCGACCTCAGCAGCGATCTGCCAGCCCTGCTGCTGCACTGGCCCGCCCCAGCGGCCAAGGCCTGGCTGCGGCGCTGGCGAGACCCTGAGGACCGGCTTTTTCATCCAAGACCGGCCATCAATGGTGATCAACTGCAGCAGGAATTAGGCCTGAAAGCCTCCCCCCAACTGGGATCCCTACTGCAGTTCTTGATGCTGGAGCAGGCCTTTGGCCGCCTTGATGGCACAGCGGAAGCCCTCGAACGTGCGCGCCAATGGCTGGAGAGGGACACCCGCCGTGATTAA
- a CDS encoding RNA-binding protein, translating to MSVRLYVGNLPQSFDNKELEALFSSVGEGVRFKAVQDRETGAGRGFGFANVNDEKVADAVIEQLNGREFGGNALRIERSERRDDRRGGNDRRPGGGAGPAVARKAVNKVVHRDTVEEGAPDPRWAGELAKLKGLLDNQKAAV from the coding sequence ATGAGCGTTCGTCTTTACGTTGGCAACCTGCCCCAGAGCTTCGATAACAAGGAGCTCGAGGCTCTGTTCTCCAGCGTTGGTGAAGGCGTCCGCTTCAAGGCTGTTCAGGACCGTGAAACCGGCGCTGGCCGCGGTTTCGGTTTCGCCAACGTCAACGACGAGAAGGTCGCTGATGCGGTGATCGAGCAGCTCAATGGCCGTGAGTTCGGCGGCAACGCCCTCCGCATCGAGCGCTCCGAGCGCCGTGATGACCGCCGCGGTGGCAATGATCGCCGTCCCGGCGGCGGCGCTGGCCCCGCCGTGGCCCGCAAGGCCGTCAACAAGGTCGTCCACCGCGACACCGTGGAAGAGGGTGCTCCCGACCCCCGCTGGGCTGGCGAACTGGCCAAGCTCAAGGGTCTGCTGGACAACCAAAAGGCTGCGGTCTGA
- a CDS encoding cyclic nucleotide-binding domain-containing protein has translation MQRITVPSGDYVYKVDDPSSSIFVVKTGKVEITTTYPETGAGVDASHGPGHIFGEVEVIDGRARSSSARAVVTTDLMRIEREELMDLLYEHPEKSLLIGKSAFERLKELYSEESLDSDLARLREELEISIRDAVVAHESRVVKSHNGMAAIGVPIVLMIALAVGAYWFFHRS, from the coding sequence ATGCAGCGGATCACTGTCCCGTCTGGTGATTACGTCTACAAGGTGGACGATCCGAGTTCCAGCATCTTTGTCGTGAAGACAGGGAAGGTGGAGATCACAACCACCTATCCCGAAACCGGTGCAGGGGTGGATGCCTCCCACGGTCCCGGTCACATCTTTGGGGAAGTGGAAGTCATCGATGGACGGGCGCGCTCATCCAGCGCCAGGGCCGTGGTGACTACGGACCTGATGCGGATCGAGCGGGAGGAGTTGATGGATTTGCTCTACGAGCACCCAGAAAAGAGTTTGCTGATCGGCAAAAGTGCTTTTGAGCGCTTGAAAGAGCTCTACAGCGAAGAGTCACTGGATTCTGATCTAGCCCGTTTGCGTGAAGAGCTGGAGATCTCGATCCGTGATGCTGTGGTGGCCCATGAATCGCGTGTCGTTAAAAGCCACAACGGCATGGCTGCGATTGGGGTCCCGATTGTCCTGATGATTGCTTTGGCCGTGGGCGCCTACTGGTTTTTCCATCGCTCTTGA